The nucleotide window AGGCAAGCGGCTCATCCCCTAGTGAAAAGGCCGATTGAATAATCTCTCCACTACCTACTTTTTTGCTCGCTGCAAGCACATTGTCTCCATCAGCAAATATAGGCAAGCTGCCTTCACTCATCGTCGCTGCATATGCTTGGATAGAGGCTGAAAAATCCCCACCATTGGCTAAAGCTGATAACGCTTCTGCTGGCACCGTTACCATTTCATTTGATAACGTTAATGGCAAATAATCCTTAAAAATGCCAGCTGCTGTATTGATTTGCTCCATTGCACCAACCACAAGCGTACCACCATTTTGTACCCATTTTAGTAATGCATCTTGCTGCTTTTGCGACAAATCTGCAATGGACACTTCATCAAACACTATAATGTTCGCCATAGACAAGCCTAGTGGGTCCTCTGGCAATGTATATTCTTTAATTTGATTTAAGTGGAATACTTCCATTTGACTATTCATTGAATATTGCGATAGCTTGATATATTCACCAAGACGGTCACTGCTGTTTGTAACAGTAAAAATAAACGTCGACATTGGGTCTAAAAAATTTGTTTGTAGACGCTTCGTTCCTTTATATTTTACTTTCTTATCCTTTTCAATTCCGCCTTCAAAGAAGGTGAATATCTCCTCATCTGAGTAGCTGTAATCTGTTAATCCATTTAAATATAATTCAAATGTTTTTTCCTCACCACTCGCAATAGACACTGGAATAACAAGTGCTGTAGCTGCCTCATAGGAATAGGAGGCATTAATCACCATATCCCCGTTAAAATCATCTCCGCTATTTTTAATCGTCACATACAAAGGCGTCGGCTGCATGTGCTTTGCTTTGCCATTAATCCCTGCTTTCGCATTTACTTCTAATGCAGGTGCTGCACTCGCTTGTCCAGCTGGGAAAAACATGCTGACCATGAGCATCATGACTGCTATGTATGCTGCAATCTTTACCTGTTTCAAAAACTCAACCCCTTTTCATTAGTTACTATACATAATTATACGTTTTTTATTGCCGTTAGTTCCCATAATTATGAAATTTTCAGAAATTCTTAAGAAATGCTTCATATTATCTCCAAAAAACAGAATATTAAGATATTTATTTATTAGACGTAATATAAGGCACTTTGTTACATAAAGCACTTTCCGTTTTATGCTAAAAGGCTACCGAGAAAGTAGCACTTTTCGATAGCCTTTATCTATATTCATATAAACATCTCGCGCGGTCTTGAACTAATTCTACAAAGGCGGCTACTTGACGTAGCTCAAAGGAAGATTCATAGCCGATTAACCATGTATCACGTGTTAAGCCTAAGTCGTTTTCTGTGTTCGTTAGCGGGATTTTATTCATATGTTCCGCACCGTTCAATGTAATGGATGGTAAAATCGCATAGCCAATGCCATTCATCACCATTTGCTTACATGTTTCAATTTGGTCTACGACAATTTGATGGCGAGGATTGGAATGAAAATGACGCTGCCACCATTGCTGAATTTCTTGATAATAATTCGAGTCGCTTTTAAATTGAATAAACGGACGATCTGTCGTTTCGATTTCCTGTAAATTTGTAATTTCAGTATCGACAAAATACATCATATCACGGAATAAATGCAGCTTTTTGCCTTTCCAATCTACTTGTCCACGTACAATGCCAACATGGGCTTCTCCCTCATAAAGTGCCTTGACAATTTCAGAGCTCCAGCCTGTCATTAATGAGATTTTCGCATCTGGATATTGCGTCACAAAATCCTTTAGCACTTTCGGCAACCAATTTTGCCCTACAATGGAGGCGCAGGCGATTTTCAATGTACCATGTACCTTTGAGTTCAATGCTTGAATCGTTTCGAAAACTTCTTCACGTTTCGCTATCGAATCAATCGCATATTGAATGACAAGCTCGCCAGCAGGGGTTGGTGCTAAGCCTTTAGGGGAGCGCAAAAACAACTGTATTCCCCAATCTTTTTCGATTGATTGCAGTCGTTGAGATAATGCAGGCTGCGTTAGAAACAAACGCTCTGCTGCCTTGCGCATGTTGCGCTCCTCTGCCAGTATTTTAATAATTTCAGCCTCTGTCGCTGTCATTCACTTCACTCCATTCATCAAAAAGCTGCCAGAAAGTTTCACACTTCCTAACAGCCTCTCGTGTTTGTCTATAGTTCATTTGAATAAATATGTTTTTTCAGCTGCTTTAAAATAACTCGACGTGTCATAATCCCTGCAAACGTACCATCCTCCTCAATAACACAAAGAAATGCATGATTGATGACTAAATCTAACGCCCTACGGAAAGTGTCCGTTATTTTTAAATAGGCAATTTCCTGATCCATTACATCCTCTACCTTAATTGAAGCAAGCCGATCATATTCAATTCGCTCTAATCCTAAAATCTCCTCTGTAATCATCTTTGTACTCAACATGCCTTGTAGACGATACTTTACATCTAATACTGGTACGGACGAATAACCTGTTTTCGTCAAAACTAGCAAGCCATGTTCTGCGCTATTACCACTTTGGACATGTGCAACCTTCTCTGCTGGAATAACTAGCTCAGCTATTGGCATGTCAAGTATAGCTTTGTTGTTTATTGAAATCATGACATCATAACTCCTTTTTGCGTTCTTTCTCCAGAATCGCACCCTTACTACTATCATATCATACTTTATTTCATTATGACTATGCGAAGGGCGGAGAAGTTCCCATGAAAAAACTGTCTGAACGTGGAACATTGCATCCACATTCAGACAGCTCTTTTTCTAATAGCTTGTCGTTGCCCAGTAATAAAAAATAATAATTCCTAAAAACAGGTTCATAATAAAGTACATGACGATAATTGGATTTAACAAAAACGGATGGTCTTTAATTGCTTCATGAATTGGCGTATCTTCCGTAGTTGCTTGTTGCTCCGTTTCTTTTGCTACACGCATCGTCACATAATAGCTCCATGCAAGTAATAAAACGCCTGTAATAATAGCTGGATAAAGCCATATACCCAACAAAAACACCCCTTTCGTTTTTTGTTAGTATGCGCTACTCCAGCTAAAATCTATTCAGCTAAAATGGAAATTGATTTAACCATGCACCGCCATCTAGTGTTACACATTCACCGTTCATATACCCAGCTTTATCCGATAAAATAAACGTTGCTAAATTGGCAATTTCTTCTGGTGTGCCAAGACGTTTTAACGGAACGGATTCAATTGTACGACATGCTTGCTCCTCTGATTCCCATAGCTTATCTGCTCCGCCTGTTCGCTCAATCGGTCCTGGTGCAATGGCATTGACACGAATTCCGTACTGTCCACCCCATTCAACGGCTAATGAGCGTGTTAACGATAAGACGCCTGCTTTTGCTGCTGCTGAATGAACAACACCTGCACCTGCTCCCCAAGCATATGTCGCAACCATATTTAAAATGGAGCCTTTTATATTATTTTCAATCCAGTAGCGCCCTAGCTCTGACGAACAATAAAACGTACCGTTTAAGACGATATCGATAACCGCTTTCCAGCCGTTTGGTGATAATTGCTCTGCTCGAACTAAAAAATTACCTGCTGCATTGTTAACAAGTCCATCCACTTGTCCAAACTTCTCAACGGCAAAAGCAAGCATCGCTTTTACATGCTCAGGCTCACGTACATCCATTTGAAATGTTTCGATTGCCTCACCATATATGGCAATTTCCTCCTTTGCTTTTGCTAATCGCTCTACATCACGCCCTGTGATCACGACATTTGCCCCTTCTTGTACAAATTGCTTCGCCATTGCAAGCCCCATCCCACTAGAGCCACCTGTAATGATCATTGTTTTTTGCTGCAACATAGAAAATCCCCCTTATAATGAATAGTGATTCATTTTTAAAGCATAGTGAAACCTTTATCATCTATACTTACTTATTATATTACTATGAACCAAAATAAAAATACACAATAAAGAAGGTATATATAGGGATTAAGGCTGAGCGAAAAGAAAAATCTTTTCACACAGCCCTTTAATGAAAGTATTGCTCCACAATTTGCTTTGCAGGTAGCGGGCGATTATATAAATAGCCCTGTACCTTTTGACAGTTATTTTCCCTTAAAAATTGCTCTTGTCCACTTTCCTCAACACCTTCTGCAATCACTTCTAATCCTAGGTTTTGAGCAAGCAAAATAATCGTTTCAACAATCGCTTTGTTTTTCTGATCCTTTTCGATATCTACAATAAAGGATTGATCAATTTTAATAATATCAATCGGATATTCCTTTAAATAGCTAAGCGATGAATAGCCTGTACCAAAATCATCTACTGATACATAAACACCAATTTCCTTTAAGCGCTTTAAAATAGATGTCGTTTCATGCAAATCTGTCATAGAGCTCTCTGTAATTTCTAGCTCCAAATATTTTGGCTCAATAGCATATTCTTTCAATAAAGCTGAAATACGTTTTACAAAGCTCTTTTGCTTAAACTGCTTTGGTGATATATTGACTGCTACCCGTACAGGCTTGAATCCACATTCTCGCCACTCTTTTTGATATTGACAAACACGCTCTAGCACCCATTCACCGATGCTAATAATTAAGCCTGAGGATTCGGCAATCGGAATAAACTGTGCTGGTGACACCATGCCAAATTTACGATTTTCCCAGCGTATTAATGCCTCAAAGCTGTCTATTTTATTTGTTTCTAAATTAACCTGTGGCTGAAAATAAATCATTAGCTCATTTAACTCAATCGCTCTGTGTAAATGTGCCTCCATTAAGGCTTCATTCGGGAAATAATGATTAAGCTCCTCACGATAATAGCAATAATGTCCTCTGCCATTATTTTTCATATAAAATAACGCTTGATCTGCTTGATGGAGCAAGGTATCTAAATCTCTATCCACAGTTTTTGCTATAGCAATTCCAATGGAAGCCGTCACAAAATATTCTTGTTCATCGACGATAAATGGTTCTTGCAAGCTTTGCAAAATGTTATAGGCAATCGTTTCTACTTCACTCAGCTCTTCATAATTGAAAATAATGACGAACTCATCTCCATTATGTCGAAATACTTCACAATATTCGCTGCGCAAGCTTTTAAATCTTTCACTTACTTCAAATAATAGTTGATCAGAACGTTGCTTTCCTAAGGATTCGTTAAATTTTTTAAAGCGATCTAAATCCACGAGTAATAATGCAACATTGGATGTTTTTTCGAAACGTTCCTCATCTGTCCATTGCTTATTTAATGCTCTACGATTATAAAGCTCTGTTAATTCATCATAGTAGGCTGAGCCAATCATATGCAAGCCTTGCTCGTCCATCATTGGTGATGCAATTAAAGAACGTATAATGACAACTACATATTCCTCACCTTGCTCCACAATTGTTTGTAAAACGACAGCTATATCCACATCGTCCAATTTCATTCTTTTAATTTCTTGATCATTTTGTGAAATGAATTGCTGCATTTCAAACCAATTAATTTGATGAAAAAACTGTTCTGCATCCATTTCTTCTTCGAATAAGCAATTAAATAAACGCAGTGCCTTACAATTTGCATGTTGAACAATATATTTTTGTTCAACATGCTTTAAAACAACAACTGCATCAAATGGATTTAGCTGAATAACTTTTTCGAATAAATTGTTTACATTATGTTGTATCATGTTGTTATCGAATCCTCCAGACAACTATTATTGCGCGCTTGCCTATTCGTCAAGTTTCACTGTACCAATCGCCTCTTTTAAAAACGATTCCTGACTGTTAATACGTTCTACGCTCGTATGTCCCTCTTTATAATGATATTTCCCATTCGCATCTTGAATACGTGCCTTTTGATTATCGCTTAATTGTAAATCCATAATATCCATAATACGCTGTTTAATATCAAGCGAATAGATTGGGAATAAAATCTCTACACGATTAACCATATTGCGGGTCATCATGTCTGCCGATGATAAAAATAGCTTATTTGCTCCATTATGATGGAACCAGAAAATACGTGAATGCTCTAAAAAGCGTCCCACAATGCTCGTTACACAAATATTTTCACTCACACCTTTAATACCTGGTCGCAAGCAGCAAATACCTCGAATAATTAACTCTATTTTGACACCTGCTATTGAAGCTTCGTATAGCTTTAACATTAAATCCTTGTCTGTTAATGAGTTCATTTTTGCTTTTATAAAGCCATTCCCATGCTCTTTATGACAACGAATTTCTTCATCAATTAATTGAATAAATTCATCGCGAATATCGTAGGGTGATACGACTAGATGATTGAATTTTGGCTTCTCTGTATAACCGCTCAAATAATTGAAGAAGTTTGTTGCATCTATGCCAAAATCTTTATTCGATGTGATAATGGCCATATCGGTATATATTTTAGCTGTCGCATCATTATAGTTTCCTGTTCCTAAATGCACAAAGCGCTCAATTTTTCCAGCTCTTCTTCGAACAACTAGCGTAATTTTAGAATGTGTCTTCAAGTTGTTCATTCCATAAATCACTAAGCAGCCTGCTTGTTCAAGAAGCTTTGCCCAATGTACATTGTTTTCCTCATCAAAACGCGCTTTTAATTCCACTAAAACAGTCACCTGCTTGCCGTTTTCCGCCGCCTGCTTCAACGCTTGAATAATTGGCGAATTTCCACTTACCCGGTATAGCGTTTGCTTAATTGCTAGGACAGATGGGTCATTGGCTGCTTCCATAATAAAGTCCACAATCGGCACGAATGATTCGTATGGATGATGGAAAAATAAATCTTGCACTAATGCTTTTTCGAATAAATTTTCATCCGAGCTTAAATCTTGCGGCGGCTGTGGGATAAAGCTCTCATACATTAGATGCTCAAGCCCTGGAGAAATTGCCTTCACAAAGGGGAACATAAATGTTAAATCAAGCGGTCCATCAATTTTAAATACATCAGACTCTTCAATTTCGAATTCCTCTAATAAATATTCAAGCACATCGTCGTTCATTTCTCCATCACGTACTTCAAGACGGCTACCAACGCCCCATTTGCGCTTTTTCAGCTCTTTTTCAATTTCTACTAATAAGTCCTGTGCACCTTCCTCATGAATTGTTAAATCTGCATTGCGCGTTAGGCGAAAGGCTTGTGAAGATTTCACTTTATAGCCGAAAAATAGCTTATCAATGTGACTTGTAATGACATCTTCTAGCAACACATAAACCGTTTCATCATTATGACTAGGTACTTTAATAACGCGCTCTAACACTGATGGTACTTGTACTATCGCTACTTTATCTACATTTTCAAGCTCTACATCTGTATTGCTCTCTAGCATCACAAGCAAGTTTTGCGTCCCACCTAATAAAGTTGGAAATGGGCGATACGCATCTACAGCGATAGGTGTCAAAACAGGGAAAATCGTTTCTTCAAATAATTCATTAATATATTTCTTTTGCTCTGCTGTTAGTAGCTTTAAATCACGAATAAAGACATTTTCTTGTGATAGTAGGTCATCAATCAAGTAGCGATATATTTCCATTTGTCGACGCACCAATGCCTGTGTGCGCTCAGCAATTTTGGTTAGCTGTTCCTTAGGTGTTAAGCCCGATTTATTTTCTGCTTTATGGAAGCCTGCTCTTACTTGATCCTGTAATCCAGCTACACGCACCATAAAAAACTCATCTAAATTCGAGCTGAAAATAGCCAAAAATTTTAAGCGCTCTAATAATGGGTTATTCGTATCTTCCGCCTCTTCTAATACACGCTCATTAAAAGCTAGCCAGCTTAACTCTCTGTTATTATAATATTGAGGCTTGCTAATTTCCTCAAGCAAAGTTTCTTTCGATAATGTAGTATTGACATTTTCAAGATTATTATTCATTTCATTTGCGCTAATATTTGTTGACATTATTCATCCCGTCCTTCTACTTCAAATTTAATCATTAAATTACGTTTAAATAGGCGCTCAAGATGCTTTTTTTGTCTGTTTGCTTGATATTCCTCCGCAACAGCATTTCGCTCTGTTGTGACAATCGCTACAATTTCCTCTCCCATTCTTTCCAATGTTATTTTGCGCACGATATTTCTTTTTGAAATGTTTAATCCGTAAATGAATTTCAGCAATGCGCCAAAATCTCGTAAAGCCTTTTGCTCTTCCTTGGAAAACCATGCTGTAAATGGCTGTATAAAGCGTTCAAAATACTCCTTATTTTTATAGGAGGCTAAAAGCGCTATTTTAATACGTTCGATTTGTGTAATTCCTGGAATCGATTGATTTGAAATTAAGTAAAACGTATGCTGACTTGCTGAATCTAGCTCAATATACTCCCCAATCGCATAAAGCTTCGCTGCTCGTGTAATAAGCTCTAAATGCTCCTCATTGGAATGAAATAATTCTAAAAGACAGGCTTCTCGATATAATTGTTCTGCTAAGCTGCTGAGTGTTAAGGCCTCCTCTTCAGAGCGCCCATATTCAAAGGCGATACGTCGTGCGTTAATATTAAATACATTATATTTATCAAATGCAGTTGAATTGCTTCCCGCAATTCGATTAATAATTAAGCCTTCACGTAGTCCTTTTTTACTTAGCTGAAAATGCTTTGAGCTCACTACATCCATTAATGCCGCAAATGCTTCAAGCGCTAAGACAATAATATCTGCACGGTCCGCTGATAAACCGTTTAATTGTTTCAACTGTTCAAAGCTCATGCCGCCAAGCTCTAGCTTTAATGTGTCAATATTCTGTTTAGTTAGCTCGTAATGGTGTACGTCTGAGATTGGATAGCCAATTTGTTGCTGATGCACTTGCCCAATATTACGTGCACTTCCCCCAATACCAATAACAGGTAGATTCGTATCGACTATCCATGGTAGCGACATAAATTGCTCACGCAGAAAGCTGCGTAATTTATGTTTTTCGTCTTCTGTAATCGTTGTATTATTGACATAGTTTTGCTTAAGAGATACCGTTCCAAATGGAAAACTATGCGTTTTTAGTAGCTTTTTATTTTTAAACAACGTAATTTCTGTTGAACCGCCACCGATATCAATTGTAATAGCTGATGGCGTAACCATTGAATTTACTACAGCTACAAAGCCAAAGTATGCTTCCTCTTCCTCTGTTAAAATATCAAGGGTCAT belongs to Lysinibacillus louembei and includes:
- a CDS encoding putative bifunctional diguanylate cyclase/phosphodiesterase — its product is MIQHNVNNLFEKVIQLNPFDAVVVLKHVEQKYIVQHANCKALRLFNCLFEEEMDAEQFFHQINWFEMQQFISQNDQEIKRMKLDDVDIAVVLQTIVEQGEEYVVVIIRSLIASPMMDEQGLHMIGSAYYDELTELYNRRALNKQWTDEERFEKTSNVALLLVDLDRFKKFNESLGKQRSDQLLFEVSERFKSLRSEYCEVFRHNGDEFVIIFNYEELSEVETIAYNILQSLQEPFIVDEQEYFVTASIGIAIAKTVDRDLDTLLHQADQALFYMKNNGRGHYCYYREELNHYFPNEALMEAHLHRAIELNELMIYFQPQVNLETNKIDSFEALIRWENRKFGMVSPAQFIPIAESSGLIISIGEWVLERVCQYQKEWRECGFKPVRVAVNISPKQFKQKSFVKRISALLKEYAIEPKYLELEITESSMTDLHETTSILKRLKEIGVYVSVDDFGTGYSSLSYLKEYPIDIIKIDQSFIVDIEKDQKNKAIVETIILLAQNLGLEVIAEGVEESGQEQFLRENNCQKVQGYLYNRPLPAKQIVEQYFH
- the fadH gene encoding 2,4-dienoyl-CoA reductase, translated to MLQQKTMIITGGSSGMGLAMAKQFVQEGANVVITGRDVERLAKAKEEIAIYGEAIETFQMDVREPEHVKAMLAFAVEKFGQVDGLVNNAAGNFLVRAEQLSPNGWKAVIDIVLNGTFYCSSELGRYWIENNIKGSILNMVATYAWGAGAGVVHSAAAKAGVLSLTRSLAVEWGGQYGIRVNAIAPGPIERTGGADKLWESEEQACRTIESVPLKRLGTPEEIANLATFILSDKAGYMNGECVTLDGGAWLNQFPF
- a CDS encoding short-chain dehydrogenase, giving the protein MGIWLYPAIITGVLLLAWSYYVTMRVAKETEQQATTEDTPIHEAIKDHPFLLNPIIVMYFIMNLFLGIIIFYYWATTSY
- a CDS encoding LysR family transcriptional regulator produces the protein MTATEAEIIKILAEERNMRKAAERLFLTQPALSQRLQSIEKDWGIQLFLRSPKGLAPTPAGELVIQYAIDSIAKREEVFETIQALNSKVHGTLKIACASIVGQNWLPKVLKDFVTQYPDAKISLMTGWSSEIVKALYEGEAHVGIVRGQVDWKGKKLHLFRDMMYFVDTEITNLQEIETTDRPFIQFKSDSNYYQEIQQWWQRHFHSNPRHQIVVDQIETCKQMVMNGIGYAILPSITLNGAEHMNKIPLTNTENDLGLTRDTWLIGYESSFELRQVAAFVELVQDRARCLYEYR
- a CDS encoding RNA degradosome polyphosphate kinase — its product is MSTNISANEMNNNLENVNTTLSKETLLEEISKPQYYNNRELSWLAFNERVLEEAEDTNNPLLERLKFLAIFSSNLDEFFMVRVAGLQDQVRAGFHKAENKSGLTPKEQLTKIAERTQALVRRQMEIYRYLIDDLLSQENVFIRDLKLLTAEQKKYINELFEETIFPVLTPIAVDAYRPFPTLLGGTQNLLVMLESNTDVELENVDKVAIVQVPSVLERVIKVPSHNDETVYVLLEDVITSHIDKLFFGYKVKSSQAFRLTRNADLTIHEEGAQDLLVEIEKELKKRKWGVGSRLEVRDGEMNDDVLEYLLEEFEIEESDVFKIDGPLDLTFMFPFVKAISPGLEHLMYESFIPQPPQDLSSDENLFEKALVQDLFFHHPYESFVPIVDFIMEAANDPSVLAIKQTLYRVSGNSPIIQALKQAAENGKQVTVLVELKARFDEENNVHWAKLLEQAGCLVIYGMNNLKTHSKITLVVRRRAGKIERFVHLGTGNYNDATAKIYTDMAIITSNKDFGIDATNFFNYLSGYTEKPKFNHLVVSPYDIRDEFIQLIDEEIRCHKEHGNGFIKAKMNSLTDKDLMLKLYEASIAGVKIELIIRGICCLRPGIKGVSENICVTSIVGRFLEHSRIFWFHHNGANKLFLSSADMMTRNMVNRVEILFPIYSLDIKQRIMDIMDLQLSDNQKARIQDANGKYHYKEGHTSVERINSQESFLKEAIGTVKLDE
- a CDS encoding Ppx/GppA family phosphatase encodes the protein MKDMKTAIIDIGSNTVRLVMYRYSKNEGLREFGNMKKVARLRTYLLPNGEMSEEGIQLLQDLLASFKQILEDYEVTDIKIAATAAVRQATNNAEIVERMQRELGMTLDILTEEEEAYFGFVAVVNSMVTPSAITIDIGGGSTEITLFKNKKLLKTHSFPFGTVSLKQNYVNNTTITEDEKHKLRSFLREQFMSLPWIVDTNLPVIGIGGSARNIGQVHQQQIGYPISDVHHYELTKQNIDTLKLELGGMSFEQLKQLNGLSADRADIIVLALEAFAALMDVVSSKHFQLSKKGLREGLIINRIAGSNSTAFDKYNVFNINARRIAFEYGRSEEEALTLSSLAEQLYREACLLELFHSNEEHLELITRAAKLYAIGEYIELDSASQHTFYLISNQSIPGITQIERIKIALLASYKNKEYFERFIQPFTAWFSKEEQKALRDFGALLKFIYGLNISKRNIVRKITLERMGEEIVAIVTTERNAVAEEYQANRQKKHLERLFKRNLMIKFEVEGRDE
- the cbpB gene encoding cyclic-di-AMP-binding protein CbpB, encoding MISINNKAILDMPIAELVIPAEKVAHVQSGNSAEHGLLVLTKTGYSSVPVLDVKYRLQGMLSTKMITEEILGLERIEYDRLASIKVEDVMDQEIAYLKITDTFRRALDLVINHAFLCVIEEDGTFAGIMTRRVILKQLKKHIYSNEL